A single Brassica rapa cultivar Chiifu-401-42 chromosome A04, CAAS_Brap_v3.01, whole genome shotgun sequence DNA region contains:
- the LOC103865587 gene encoding uncharacterized protein LOC103865587 — protein MTIDPFNCNTKCRTNSANKKMEEGEEKEGLRTVECLRGRLLAERQVSRFVKDEADLITRKMEELEKHLKEEIRLREKAEKRLKFLMKKLVSIKGSRSFEGSDQLSSSEVSCLSSVSTSASKLEEETHENRFLEEEKVDQATENVASTEEESSSKLKDVSSDEASVVASTSSHEAESEASNDFS, from the exons ATGACAATTGATCCCTTCAATTGCAACACGAAATGCag aacAAATTCTGCAAATAAGAAGatggaagaaggagaagagaaggAAGGTCTGAGAACTGTGGAGTGTCTAAGAGGGAGACTACTTGCAGAGAGGCAAGTTTCAAGGTTTGTAAAAGATGAAGCGGATCTCATTACCAGAAAG ATGGAAGAGCTGGAGAAACATCTGAAAGAAGAGATAAGATTAAGGGAGAAAGCAGAGAAGAGACTAAAGTTTCTGATGAAAAAGCTTGTATCCATAAAGGGGTCTCGCAGTTTTGAAGGATCAGATCAATTGAGTTCATCTGAAGTTTCATGTTTGTCTTCTGTTTCCACTTCAGCATCCAAGCTAGAAGAAGAAACTCATGAAAATAGATTTTTGGAGGAAGAAAAAGTTGATCAAGCAACTGAGAATGTTGCCTCCACAGAAGAAGAGTCAAGTTCAAAGCTCAAAGATGTTTCTTCTGATGAAGCAAGTGTTGTTGCTTCAACCTCAAGTCATGAAGCAGAATCAGAGGCTAGTAATGACTTTTCTTAA